Proteins encoded together in one Cicer arietinum cultivar CDC Frontier isolate Library 1 chromosome 4, Cicar.CDCFrontier_v2.0, whole genome shotgun sequence window:
- the LOC101500747 gene encoding uncharacterized protein yields MLQSQCQHLLFSNPIPLLTHHRNHSLPYLRKPTSFSISVIPPSTSSLTWFTHLAELTTTTIPETDGPIELPFSSTPSLLSFTDDPSPIQVASSVLLTGAISVLLFRSLRRRAKRLKQTQFRSSGEKSVKEEALDTLKAMRSASIDAKGSPSPVQAFLGAISAGVISLILYRFASTIEAALNRQSISDDFSARQITITVRTIINGLTYLATFIFGLNSLGLFLYSGQLAIKSFTGESTEKETENKSADQSSLSNLSVETRTNDTELSSTNEEQSSNDSQ; encoded by the exons ATGTTGCAATCACAGTGCCAGCACCTTCTCTTCTCAAATCCAATCCCATTACTAACTCACCACCGTAATCACTCTCTCCCTTATCTCCGCAAACCCACTTCCTTTTCAATTTCCGTTATTCCTCCTTCAACTTCATCACTGACATGGTTCACCCACCTCGCCGAACTCACCACCACAACAATACCAGAAACAGACGGACCCATCGAACTCCCATTTTCTTCAACTCCTTCTCTTCTCTCTTTCACCGACGACCCTTCTCCTATTCAAGTCGCTTCCAGTGTTCTCCTCACCGGTGCCATCTCCGTTCTCCTCTTTCGCTCCCTCCGCCGCAGAGCTAAACGTCTCAAACAAACG cAATTCAGGTCTTCGGGAGAGAAGTCAGTTAAGGAAGAAGCACTGGACACCTTGAAAGCTATGAGGTCTGCTTCAATAGATGCTAAGGGTTCACCTTCACCTGTTCAGGCGTTTCTTGGAGCAATATCAGCAGGCGTTATTTCTCTTATTTTGTATAGGTTCGCCTCTACCATCGAGGCAGCTCTGAACCGGCAATCTATTTCAGATGATTTCTCT GCCCGCCAGATAACAATCACTGTAAG GACAATCATAAACGGCTTAACCTACCTTGCAACATTTATTTTTGGCCTAAATTCCCTTGGCCTATTCCTTTATTCTGGCCAGCTTGCCATCAAATCCTTTACTGGAGAATCAACTGAAAAGGAAACTGAAAACAAAAGCGCCGATCAGTCTAGTTTATCAAATTTATCGGTAGAGACTCGCACAAACGACACCGAATTGAGCAGCACGAATGAAGAACAAAGTTCCAATGATTCTCAGTAA